One stretch of Kocuria turfanensis DNA includes these proteins:
- a CDS encoding DUF4193 domain-containing protein → MATDYDAPRTAPEDEPVRESLEEIRAQRNATAQTPILEDDDDTAESIDLPDADLIEENLTIQVIPERENEFVCASCFLVHHRSQLAREGPGAKYCTDCDT, encoded by the coding sequence GTGGCCACCGATTACGACGCTCCCCGCACAGCCCCTGAGGACGAGCCGGTCCGCGAATCGCTGGAGGAGATCCGCGCCCAACGCAACGCAACCGCCCAAACTCCGATCCTCGAAGACGACGACGACACTGCCGAGAGCATCGACCTGCCCGACGCGGACCTCATCGAGGAAAATCTGACCATCCAGGTCATTCCCGAGCGAGAGAACGAATTCGTCTGCGCCTCCTGCTTCCTGGTTCACCACCGCAGCCAGCTCGCTCGTGAGGGCCCAGGCGCCAAGTACTGCACCGATTGCGACACCTGA
- a CDS encoding low affinity iron permease family protein, giving the protein MPTTSKTDSHPGHFARFTTAAANALGRPGMFLLAAALIVAWAVSGPFLDFSDTWQLIINTLTTLITFLMVFIIQNTQNRDSAAVHLKLDVIMRQLDVKDPTLYDAENRSEEELEREDALITPTAPRP; this is encoded by the coding sequence ATGCCCACCACCTCGAAGACCGACAGTCACCCGGGTCACTTCGCCCGGTTCACCACCGCTGCCGCCAACGCCCTGGGCCGGCCCGGGATGTTCCTGCTGGCCGCGGCGCTCATCGTCGCCTGGGCGGTGAGCGGGCCGTTCCTGGACTTCTCCGACACCTGGCAGCTGATCATCAACACCCTCACCACCCTGATCACGTTCCTGATGGTGTTCATCATCCAGAACACCCAGAACCGCGACAGCGCCGCCGTGCACCTCAAACTCGACGTCATCATGCGCCAGCTCGACGTCAAGGACCCCACCCTCTACGACGCGGAGAACCGCAGCGAGGAAGAACTCGAGCGCGAGGATGCGCTCATCACCCCGACCGCGCCCCGGCCGTGA
- a CDS encoding ANTAR domain-containing protein encodes MRLAVRLARHHDTEADLQAAMASRTTIDLAVGIVMGQNRCTQEKTFEILRAASSHRNVKLRELVADLVAQVGKGPASTHFEA; translated from the coding sequence GTGCGCCTGGCTGTGCGCCTGGCCCGCCACCACGACACCGAAGCGGACCTGCAGGCGGCCATGGCCTCGCGGACCACCATCGACCTGGCCGTGGGCATCGTCATGGGCCAGAACCGCTGCACCCAGGAGAAGACCTTCGAGATCCTGCGGGCGGCCTCCAGCCACCGCAACGTCAAGCTGCGCGAGCTGGTCGCCGACCTCGTCGCCCAGGTCGGCAAGGGACCGGCCAGCACCCACTTCGAGGCCTGA